From the genome of Streptacidiphilus rugosus AM-16, one region includes:
- a CDS encoding alkaline phosphatase family protein, translating into MRKSKVLALAVTAGLGIGAAVAAPAMAAQSAPTRAKTESSCRLDDTNPGLKHVIYLQFDNVHFTRDNPNVPSDLEQMPHLLSFLTSNGVVDTNHHTPLIAHTGNDILTSLTGVYGDRHGQSVANSYRYFNPDGSSNSASSFAYWTDGVADTSVPTPSDPAYTMVTKDGKNAPAPWVSYTRAGCDFGAVSAANTILENTTVDIDKVFGANSAEAAEAKADQARAQADYVGIGVHCALNSKLCASAGAGASADLLPDEPGGYTGYQALFGAKAVDPAIAGSAAVNSTSGTPITDPKGNPGFPGFDGMSAANSLGYVAQMQEAGVPVTYAYISDAHDRHVAPFGAFGPGEAGYVAQLKTYDDAFAAFFSRLAKDGITTRNTDFVVTSDENDHFVGGTPSPANCDGVTVPCSYAQIGEVNANATGLLATQQGVTTPFKVHADSAPNFYLDGNPAQTAPSTRSLEQAWAKVTAVNPISGKTDTINNYLADRTEMKLLHMVTGDAARTPTFTSFADPDYYVYAGAANCNSACVALGPAFAWNHGDFSTDINTTWLGIAGVGVKHLGVTDRVWSDHTDIRPTMLALTGLRDDYRSDGVVLTPFLRNSSLRRPLERDAHQYAQVAAAYKQLNAGVGSFAAATLTLSNKGVSSASAGDLTYLADEGTLTALGAERDALAAQMAAALDDVAFGHGRLDDRKADLLVKQAGLLVRQAQRAAAAA; encoded by the coding sequence ATGCGCAAGAGCAAGGTGCTGGCCCTGGCGGTAACCGCCGGGCTCGGAATAGGAGCCGCCGTGGCGGCTCCGGCCATGGCGGCGCAGAGCGCGCCGACCCGGGCCAAGACGGAGTCGAGCTGTCGTCTGGACGACACCAACCCCGGCCTCAAGCACGTGATCTACCTGCAGTTCGACAACGTGCACTTCACCAGGGACAACCCGAACGTGCCGTCGGACCTGGAGCAGATGCCGCATCTGCTCTCCTTCCTGACCAGCAACGGCGTGGTGGACACCAACCACCACACCCCGCTGATCGCCCACACCGGCAACGACATCCTGACCTCGCTGACCGGCGTCTACGGCGACCGCCACGGCCAGTCCGTCGCCAACTCCTACCGGTACTTCAACCCGGACGGCAGCTCCAACTCGGCCAGCAGCTTCGCCTACTGGACCGACGGCGTGGCCGACACCTCGGTGCCGACCCCGAGCGACCCGGCCTACACGATGGTGACCAAGGACGGGAAGAACGCCCCGGCCCCCTGGGTCTCCTACACCCGCGCGGGCTGCGACTTCGGCGCGGTCTCCGCGGCGAACACCATCCTGGAGAACACCACCGTCGACATCGACAAGGTCTTCGGCGCGAACTCAGCGGAGGCCGCCGAGGCCAAGGCCGACCAGGCCAGGGCCCAGGCCGACTACGTGGGCATCGGCGTCCACTGCGCGCTGAACTCGAAGCTGTGCGCCTCGGCCGGTGCGGGTGCCAGCGCGGACCTGCTGCCCGACGAGCCCGGCGGCTACACCGGCTACCAGGCGCTGTTCGGCGCCAAGGCGGTCGACCCGGCGATCGCCGGCTCCGCGGCGGTGAACTCCACCAGCGGCACGCCGATCACCGACCCGAAGGGCAACCCGGGCTTCCCCGGCTTCGACGGCATGAGCGCGGCCAACTCGCTCGGCTACGTGGCGCAGATGCAGGAGGCCGGCGTCCCGGTCACCTACGCCTACATCTCCGACGCGCACGACCGGCACGTGGCCCCCTTCGGCGCGTTCGGTCCCGGCGAGGCCGGCTACGTGGCCCAGCTGAAGACCTACGACGACGCGTTCGCGGCCTTCTTCAGCCGGCTCGCCAAGGACGGCATCACCACGAGGAACACCGACTTCGTGGTGACCTCGGACGAGAACGACCACTTCGTCGGCGGCACGCCCTCCCCGGCGAACTGCGACGGCGTGACGGTCCCGTGCAGCTACGCGCAGATCGGCGAGGTCAACGCCAACGCGACCGGCCTGCTGGCCACCCAGCAGGGCGTCACCACCCCGTTCAAGGTCCACGCGGACTCCGCGCCGAACTTCTACCTCGACGGCAACCCGGCGCAGACCGCGCCGAGCACCCGGTCGTTGGAGCAGGCCTGGGCGAAGGTCACCGCGGTCAACCCGATCAGCGGGAAGACCGACACGATCAACAACTACCTGGCCGACCGCACGGAGATGAAGCTGCTCCACATGGTCACCGGGGACGCGGCCAGGACGCCGACGTTCACCTCGTTCGCGGACCCCGACTACTACGTCTACGCGGGCGCGGCGAACTGCAACTCCGCCTGCGTGGCGCTCGGCCCCGCCTTCGCCTGGAACCACGGCGACTTCTCCACCGACATCAACACCACCTGGCTCGGCATCGCTGGCGTCGGCGTGAAGCACCTGGGCGTGACGGACAGGGTCTGGTCGGACCACACCGACATCCGGCCGACCATGCTCGCGCTGACCGGCCTGCGGGACGACTACCGCAGCGACGGCGTGGTCCTCACGCCGTTCCTGAGGAACTCCTCCCTGCGCCGGCCGCTGGAGCGGGACGCCCACCAGTACGCCCAGGTCGCCGCCGCCTACAAGCAGCTGAACGCGGGCGTGGGCAGCTTCGCCGCGGCCACGCTGACGCTGTCGAACAAGGGCGTCTCCTCGGCCTCGGCCGGTGACCTGACCTACCTGGCCGACGAGGGCACGCTGACCGCCCTGGGCGCCGAGCGCGACGCGCTCGCCGCGCAGATGGCGGCCGCGCTGGACGACGTGGCCTTCGGCCACGGCCGCCTCGACGACCGGAAGGCCGACCTGCTGGTGAAGCAGGCCGGCCTTCTCGTCAGGCAGGCTCAGCGGGCCGCCGCCGCGGCCTGA
- a CDS encoding pseudouridine synthase yields MRSGNNRNSSGGGSGSKGRGQQGGGQRRGQGAGGGKGTPRPEERRYDRPEWGGGENARPRPERRTGTGAGRSGGVGQIRPKGTAPSRPRELQARVEDAVRARHDKPAKPSTGSDLEGERLQKVLARAGMGSRRACEELIEQGRVMVNGEVVREQGKRVDAATDKIEVDGLTVATQSYLFFALNKPAGVVATMEDPDGRQCLGDYVNNRETRLFHVGRLDTETEGIILLTNHGELAHRLTHPKYGVKKTYLAAIQGPIPRDLGKQLAKGIELEDGWARADGFKVVQNVGKNYLVEVTLHEGRKHIVRRMLAEAGFPVEKLVRTQFGPIALGDQKSGWLRRLTNPEVGQLMKAVGL; encoded by the coding sequence ATGCGTAGCGGTAACAACAGGAACAGCAGCGGCGGCGGCTCCGGCTCCAAGGGCCGGGGCCAGCAGGGCGGGGGCCAGCGCCGCGGCCAGGGCGCCGGCGGCGGCAAGGGCACGCCCCGCCCCGAGGAGCGCCGCTACGACCGTCCGGAGTGGGGCGGCGGCGAGAACGCCAGGCCGCGTCCCGAGCGCCGGACCGGTACCGGCGCCGGCCGCAGCGGCGGCGTCGGCCAGATCCGCCCCAAGGGCACCGCGCCCTCGCGTCCGCGCGAGCTGCAGGCCCGGGTCGAGGACGCGGTCCGCGCCCGCCACGACAAGCCCGCCAAGCCGTCCACCGGCAGCGACCTCGAGGGCGAGCGCCTGCAGAAGGTGCTGGCCCGCGCGGGCATGGGCAGCCGCCGCGCCTGCGAGGAGCTGATCGAGCAGGGCCGCGTCATGGTCAACGGCGAGGTCGTGCGCGAGCAGGGCAAGCGCGTGGACGCCGCGACGGACAAGATCGAGGTCGACGGCCTCACCGTGGCCACCCAGTCGTACCTGTTCTTCGCGCTGAACAAGCCGGCCGGCGTCGTCGCGACGATGGAGGACCCGGACGGCCGCCAGTGCCTGGGCGACTACGTGAACAACCGCGAGACGCGGCTCTTCCACGTGGGCCGGCTGGACACCGAGACCGAGGGCATCATCCTGCTCACCAACCACGGCGAGCTGGCCCACCGGCTGACCCACCCCAAGTACGGCGTGAAGAAGACCTACCTGGCCGCGATCCAGGGCCCGATCCCGCGCGACCTGGGCAAGCAGCTCGCCAAGGGCATCGAGCTCGAGGACGGCTGGGCGCGCGCGGACGGCTTCAAGGTCGTGCAGAACGTCGGCAAGAACTACCTGGTCGAGGTCACCCTCCACGAGGGCCGCAAGCACATCGTCCGCCGGATGCTGGCCGAGGCCGGCTTCCCGGTGGAGAAGCTGGTCCGCACCCAGTTCGGCCCGATCGCGCTGGGCGACCAGAAGTCCGGGTGGCTGCGCCGGCTGACCAACCCCGAGGTGGGCCAGCTGATGAAGGCCGTGGGGCTCTGA
- a CDS encoding MFS transporter: MSQTALAREGVRKTSAEGAADRRRWWVLAVVGIAQLMVVLDGTIVNIALPSAQLDLGFSNADRQWIVTAYALAFGSLLLLGGRLADLIGRKIVFLVGVGGFAAASALAGAAGDFSILVTGRALQGLFGALLAPAALSLLNTTFTDAKERAKAFGIFGAIAGAGGGLGLLLGGLLTEHLDWRWTLFVNLIFAAVALAGGVAFLRKGAPADRPKLDIPGTLLVSAGLFGLVYGFSNAESHTWGSPQTWGFLLAGGLLLAAFTWWQTRTAHPLLPLRVLLDRNRGASFLSIGITGAGMFGVFLFLTYYLQETLHYSPVQTGLGFLPMIGALMVAAQLATLTLLPRVGPKPLVPIGMALAAIGMVLLTGLGLHSSYATAVLPPLLVMGFGLGLVMPVAMSVATDRIDERDAGVASAAVNTMQQIGGSIGTALLNTLATSAGTSYLVGKTPSPANLAQAQLHSYATAYWWSAGFFVAGLVLSAVLYRRGRMQQDANAPVAVHM, translated from the coding sequence ATGTCGCAGACAGCCCTCGCGCGCGAAGGCGTGCGAAAGACGAGCGCCGAAGGCGCCGCCGACCGACGCCGCTGGTGGGTGCTGGCCGTCGTCGGCATCGCGCAGCTGATGGTGGTGCTCGACGGCACCATCGTGAACATCGCCCTGCCCTCGGCCCAGCTGGACCTCGGCTTCTCCAACGCCGACCGGCAGTGGATCGTCACCGCCTACGCCCTCGCCTTCGGCAGCCTGCTGCTGCTCGGCGGGCGGCTCGCCGACCTGATCGGACGCAAGATCGTCTTCCTGGTCGGGGTGGGCGGTTTCGCCGCCGCCTCCGCGCTCGCCGGCGCGGCGGGCGACTTCTCGATCCTGGTCACCGGCCGGGCGCTGCAGGGCCTCTTCGGCGCGCTGCTCGCCCCCGCCGCGCTCTCCCTGCTCAACACCACCTTCACCGACGCCAAGGAGCGCGCCAAGGCCTTCGGCATCTTCGGCGCCATCGCCGGCGCGGGAGGCGGTCTCGGCCTGCTGCTCGGCGGGCTGCTGACGGAGCACCTCGACTGGCGCTGGACCCTCTTCGTCAACCTGATCTTCGCCGCCGTGGCCCTGGCGGGCGGCGTCGCCTTCCTGCGCAAGGGCGCCCCGGCCGACCGGCCCAAGCTGGACATCCCCGGCACGCTACTGGTCTCCGCGGGCCTCTTCGGCCTGGTCTACGGCTTCTCCAACGCCGAGTCGCACACCTGGGGCTCCCCGCAGACCTGGGGCTTCCTGCTCGCCGGCGGACTGCTGCTCGCCGCGTTCACCTGGTGGCAGACCCGCACCGCGCACCCGCTGCTGCCGCTGCGGGTGCTGCTCGACCGCAACCGCGGCGCGTCCTTCCTCTCCATCGGCATCACCGGCGCGGGCATGTTCGGCGTCTTCCTCTTCCTGACCTACTACCTCCAGGAGACGCTGCACTACAGCCCGGTGCAGACCGGTCTCGGCTTCCTGCCGATGATCGGCGCGCTGATGGTCGCCGCCCAGCTCGCCACCCTGACGCTGCTGCCCCGCGTGGGCCCCAAGCCGCTGGTGCCGATCGGCATGGCACTCGCCGCGATCGGCATGGTGCTGCTCACCGGCCTCGGCCTGCACAGCTCCTACGCCACCGCGGTGCTGCCGCCGCTGCTGGTGATGGGCTTCGGCCTCGGCCTGGTCATGCCGGTCGCGATGAGCGTGGCCACCGACCGGATCGACGAGCGCGACGCCGGTGTCGCCTCGGCCGCGGTCAACACCATGCAGCAGATCGGCGGCTCGATCGGCACCGCGCTGCTGAACACCCTGGCCACCAGCGCGGGCACGAGCTACCTGGTCGGCAAGACGCCCTCGCCCGCGAACCTGGCCCAGGCGCAGTTGCACAGCTACGCCACCGCCTACTGGTGGTCGGCCGGCTTCTTCGTGGCGGGCCTGGTCCTCAGCGCCGTCCTCTACCGCCGTGGACGCATGCAGCAGGACGCGAACGCGCCCGTCGCGGTCCACATGTGA
- a CDS encoding segregation and condensation protein A, with amino-acid sequence MHTLPEPQPAPEAAPRPAPEAPPVEEPSGGFLVRLDNFEGPFDLLLSLIAKHKLDVTEVSLSKVTDEFIAHIRAMGPDWDLDQASEFLVVAATLLDLKAARLLPVAELEDEEDLALLEARDLLFARLLQYRAYKKVAALFAERWEAEQLRRPRTVGLEPQFAELLPEVVISIGLDAFARLAAKAMEPKPKPVVYVDHIHTPKVSVREQAELIVALLREQGEARFAELAADAPDVLTVVARFLALLELYREKLLAFDQPEALGELLVRWVADGEVEVAADLGDEFDAPPPPPEDETARTGKGKER; translated from the coding sequence ATGCACACCCTGCCCGAACCCCAGCCGGCTCCCGAGGCCGCACCGCGGCCCGCTCCGGAAGCCCCGCCCGTGGAGGAGCCGTCCGGCGGTTTCCTGGTGCGCCTGGACAACTTCGAGGGCCCGTTCGACCTGCTGCTGAGCCTGATCGCGAAGCACAAGCTCGACGTCACCGAGGTCTCGCTGTCGAAGGTGACGGACGAGTTCATCGCGCACATCCGGGCCATGGGCCCGGACTGGGACCTGGACCAGGCGAGCGAGTTCCTGGTGGTGGCGGCGACGCTGCTGGACCTGAAGGCGGCCAGGCTGCTGCCGGTCGCGGAGCTGGAGGACGAGGAGGACCTCGCCCTGCTGGAGGCCCGCGACCTGCTCTTCGCCCGGCTGCTGCAGTACCGCGCGTACAAGAAGGTCGCGGCGCTGTTCGCGGAGCGCTGGGAGGCCGAGCAGCTGCGGCGGCCGCGCACGGTCGGCCTGGAGCCGCAGTTCGCGGAGCTGCTGCCGGAGGTGGTCATCAGCATCGGTCTCGACGCCTTCGCCAGGCTCGCGGCCAAGGCGATGGAGCCGAAGCCCAAGCCGGTCGTCTACGTGGACCACATCCACACGCCGAAGGTCTCCGTCCGCGAGCAGGCGGAGCTGATCGTCGCGCTGCTGCGGGAGCAGGGCGAGGCCCGTTTCGCCGAGCTGGCGGCGGACGCGCCGGACGTGCTGACGGTGGTGGCGCGCTTCCTCGCGCTGCTGGAGCTGTATCGGGAGAAGCTGCTCGCCTTCGACCAGCCGGAGGCGCTGGGGGAGCTCCTGGTCCGCTGGGTCGCCGACGGCGAGGTGGAGGTGGCCGCGGACCTCGGCGACGAGTTCGACGCGCCCCCGCCCCCACCGGAGGACGAGACGGCCAGAACGGGCAAGGGCAAGGAGCGCTGA
- a CDS encoding ParA family protein, producing MAGGQFYDPDAEYEPDPEYAATLAPDAARQRRERVGPTGRPLPYFPIPSPLTEHGPARIVAMCNQKGGVGKTTSTINLGAALAEYGRRVLLVDFDPQGALSVGLGVNPMELDLTVYNLLMERGLTADEVLLKTAVPGMDLLPSNIDLSAAEVQLVSEVARESALARALKPLLNDYDYIIIDCQPSLGLLTVNALTAAHSVIVPLECEFFALRGVALLTETIEKVCERLNPDLRLDGILATMYDSRTVHSREVLARVVEAFGEHVFHTVIGRTVRFPETTVAGEPITTYASNSVGAAAYRQLAREVLARCPVE from the coding sequence ATGGCGGGCGGTCAGTTCTACGACCCCGACGCCGAGTACGAGCCGGACCCGGAGTACGCCGCCACCCTGGCCCCCGACGCCGCGCGCCAGCGCCGCGAGCGGGTGGGCCCCACGGGTCGGCCGCTTCCGTACTTCCCGATCCCCTCGCCGCTCACCGAGCACGGACCGGCGCGCATCGTCGCGATGTGCAACCAGAAGGGCGGGGTCGGCAAGACCACCTCGACCATCAACCTGGGCGCGGCGCTGGCGGAGTACGGCCGCCGCGTGCTGCTGGTCGACTTCGACCCGCAGGGCGCGCTCTCGGTCGGACTCGGCGTCAACCCGATGGAGCTGGACCTCACCGTCTACAACCTGCTCATGGAGCGGGGCCTGACGGCCGATGAGGTGCTGCTGAAGACGGCCGTGCCCGGCATGGACCTGCTGCCGAGCAACATCGACCTGTCGGCCGCCGAGGTGCAGCTGGTCAGCGAGGTGGCGCGGGAGTCGGCGCTGGCGCGGGCGCTGAAGCCGCTGCTGAACGACTACGACTACATCATCATCGACTGCCAGCCCTCCCTGGGCCTGCTGACGGTCAATGCGCTGACGGCCGCTCACAGCGTCATCGTGCCGCTGGAATGCGAGTTCTTCGCGCTGCGCGGCGTCGCGCTGCTCACCGAGACCATCGAGAAGGTCTGCGAGCGGCTCAACCCCGACCTGCGCCTGGACGGCATCCTGGCCACCATGTACGACTCGCGCACGGTGCACAGCCGCGAGGTGCTGGCGCGGGTCGTGGAGGCCTTCGGCGAGCACGTCTTCCACACCGTCATCGGCCGCACGGTCCGCTTCCCCGAGACCACGGTCGCGGGCGAGCCCATCACCACCTACGCGTCCAACTCGGTCGGCGCCGCCGCCTACCGCCAGCTCGCCAGGGAGGTGCTCGCCCGGTGCCCCGTCGAGTGA
- a CDS encoding TetR/AcrR family transcriptional regulator, whose product MTTTAAGGRGRLSAEREGELYAHVIDLVREVGYDSLTMDAVAARAHTSKATLYRQWKGKPQLVASAMRHNKPLLLDGIDTGSLRGDLHAMADAGTDMEEDTVFMSAVMHAVQLNPDLGTALREMLVEPVLVVLREMLARAVDRGEVPAGATAGEFIGHMLVGALPARKIIEDRFVDPDYMKRYIDAVILPALLNS is encoded by the coding sequence GTGACGACGACGGCCGCCGGGGGGCGGGGCCGGCTCTCGGCCGAGCGCGAGGGAGAGCTGTACGCGCACGTCATCGACCTGGTCAGGGAGGTCGGCTACGACTCGCTGACCATGGACGCGGTGGCGGCCCGCGCGCACACCTCCAAGGCGACGCTGTACCGGCAGTGGAAGGGCAAGCCGCAGCTGGTGGCCTCGGCCATGCGGCACAACAAGCCGCTGCTGCTGGACGGCATCGACACCGGGAGCCTGCGCGGCGACCTCCACGCCATGGCCGACGCGGGGACGGACATGGAGGAGGACACCGTCTTCATGAGCGCGGTGATGCACGCGGTCCAGCTCAACCCGGACCTCGGCACCGCGCTGCGGGAGATGCTGGTGGAACCGGTGCTGGTGGTCCTGCGGGAGATGCTGGCCCGCGCGGTCGACCGCGGCGAGGTGCCCGCGGGCGCGACGGCGGGGGAGTTCATCGGCCACATGCTGGTGGGCGCGCTGCCGGCCAGGAAGATCATCGAGGACCGCTTCGTCGACCCCGACTACATGAAGCGCTACATCGACGCGGTGATCCTGCCCGCCCTGTTGAACAGCTGA
- the scpB gene encoding SMC-Scp complex subunit ScpB, whose protein sequence is MPPSEPGLRPPAEPAPAPAAGPEPEARPEVPLRAALEAVLMVVDEPVTVARLAEVLERPKKLVAEALDGLAAEYDAQERGFELRFVAGGWRFYTRAVCAPVVDRFVLDGQQSRLTQAALETLAVIAYRQPVSRSRVSAVRGVNCDGVMRTLVQRGLVEESGTEPETGAFLYRTTHYFLERMGLRGLDELPELAPFLPEADDVEADSQEGSAITEAIAEAVAAVD, encoded by the coding sequence GTGCCGCCTTCGGAGCCCGGCCTACGGCCTCCGGCCGAGCCCGCGCCCGCGCCTGCCGCCGGGCCGGAGCCCGAGGCGCGGCCCGAGGTGCCCTTGCGGGCCGCGTTGGAGGCCGTGCTGATGGTCGTCGACGAGCCGGTCACCGTCGCGCGGCTGGCCGAGGTGCTGGAGCGGCCGAAGAAGCTCGTCGCCGAGGCGCTCGACGGGCTCGCCGCCGAGTACGACGCCCAGGAGCGGGGGTTCGAGCTGCGGTTCGTGGCCGGGGGGTGGCGGTTCTACACGCGGGCGGTGTGCGCGCCGGTCGTGGACCGGTTCGTGCTGGACGGGCAGCAGTCGCGGTTGACGCAGGCCGCGCTGGAGACGCTGGCGGTCATCGCGTACCGGCAGCCGGTGTCCCGTTCCCGGGTCTCCGCCGTGCGTGGTGTGAACTGTGACGGCGTCATGCGTACCCTGGTACAGAGAGGTCTGGTCGAGGAGTCGGGTACAGAGCCGGAGACGGGGGCGTTCCTGTACCGGACCACGCACTACTTCCTGGAACGGATGGGGCTGCGCGGCCTGGACGAGCTGCCGGAGCTGGCCCCCTTCCTCCCCGAGGCCGACGACGTGGAGGCGGACTCGCAGGAGGGCAGCGCGATTACCGAGGCGATCGCCGAGGCGGTCGCGGCGGTGGACTGA